In one Cupriavidus taiwanensis genomic region, the following are encoded:
- a CDS encoding GNAT family N-acetyltransferase, translating into MQERDPATVFAPFNLTLHDGREILVREIGEGDKASLLAAFDRLSADARYTRFMAAMRQLPESMLEQATHPSPEREFALVAIATETGAPVIVGGARYAAAPGSDACEFAVTVGDNWHGLGLASQLMRALVDVARRRGYRRMEGYVLSSNTAMRRLAKRLGFADTPCPDDATLRVVALALQGNEQ; encoded by the coding sequence ATGCAAGAGCGCGATCCGGCAACAGTATTCGCACCATTCAACCTGACCTTGCACGACGGTCGGGAGATCCTGGTGCGAGAAATTGGCGAAGGTGACAAGGCCAGCCTGCTGGCTGCGTTCGACCGGCTTTCCGCCGATGCGCGGTATACCCGCTTCATGGCGGCCATGCGGCAGCTGCCGGAGTCGATGCTCGAGCAGGCGACCCATCCGTCGCCGGAGCGCGAGTTTGCCCTGGTGGCGATCGCCACCGAGACCGGCGCGCCGGTCATCGTGGGCGGTGCCCGCTATGCTGCCGCACCGGGCAGCGACGCTTGCGAGTTCGCCGTGACGGTCGGCGACAACTGGCATGGGCTCGGCCTCGCCAGCCAGTTGATGCGGGCCCTGGTCGATGTTGCCAGGCGCCGCGGATACCGGCGCATGGAAGGTTATGTGCTGTCGTCGAATACCGCCATGCGACGCCTGGCCAAGCGATTGGGATTTGCCGACACACCGTGTCCTGACGACGCCACGCTACGCGTCGTTGCGCTGGCGTTGCAGGGCAACGAGCAATAG
- the phaZ gene encoding poly(3-hydroxyalkanoate) depolymerase, which translates to MTTIDAGTQAGKQAGKQAGKQAGHELQVRTVDLGGQVLRTGIRRGRDAGPPLLIFNGIGANFELLKPFVEALPDFEVILFDVPGVGGSPAPLVPYRFSNLCVLADRLLSHLGYDGQVDTLGVSWGGALAQEFARLHAHRCRRLVLAATSPGVIMVPGRLSVLSKMIGLRRYTDPQYLRRVGADLYGGALRHDPAWLDEHGRHMQPPRGRGYLYQLLAAWGWSSLPWLGALKQPTLVMHGTDDPIVPLLNARILAAAIPHATLQLVDDGHLFLVTGADSAARAIGSFLRA; encoded by the coding sequence ATGACAACCATCGATGCCGGCACGCAAGCCGGCAAACAAGCCGGCAAACAAGCCGGCAAACAAGCCGGCCACGAGCTCCAGGTCCGGACCGTGGATCTGGGCGGCCAGGTACTCAGGACCGGCATCCGGCGAGGCCGCGACGCAGGGCCGCCGCTGCTGATCTTCAACGGCATCGGCGCCAACTTCGAACTGCTCAAGCCCTTTGTCGAGGCACTGCCGGACTTCGAGGTGATTCTCTTCGACGTTCCCGGCGTCGGCGGCTCGCCCGCGCCGCTGGTGCCTTACCGCTTCTCCAATCTCTGCGTGCTGGCCGACCGGCTGCTGTCGCACCTTGGCTACGATGGCCAGGTCGATACGCTTGGCGTGTCGTGGGGCGGGGCGCTGGCCCAGGAGTTTGCCCGGCTTCACGCCCACCGTTGCCGGCGCCTGGTGCTGGCGGCCACCTCGCCCGGCGTCATCATGGTGCCCGGCAGGCTGTCGGTGCTGTCCAAGATGATCGGCCTGCGCCGCTATACCGATCCGCAGTACCTGCGCCGCGTTGGCGCCGACCTGTATGGCGGCGCCTTGCGCCATGACCCCGCCTGGCTCGACGAGCACGGCCGGCACATGCAGCCGCCGCGCGGACGCGGCTACCTCTACCAGCTGCTGGCGGCCTGGGGCTGGAGCAGCCTGCCCTGGCTGGGCGCGCTGAAGCAGCCCACGCTGGTGATGCATGGCACCGACGACCCGATCGTGCCGCTGCTCAATGCCAGGATCCTGGCCGCTGCCATTCCCCACGCGACCCTGCAGCTGGTCGACGACGGGCACCTCTTTCTGGTGACTGGCGCGGACAGCGCAGCCAGGGCCATCGGCAGCTTCCTGCGCGCATAG